In one Flavobacteriales bacterium genomic region, the following are encoded:
- a CDS encoding MarR family transcriptional regulator, with protein sequence MPGIDSELQSRFSSEQQKAMLNVLFTANWLRAMQVAVFKPFGLSPQQYNILRILRGAMASSSSADSDGGRMKMQAVKERMIDRAPNATRLTDKLIAKGLVIRERCDVDRRVVYVRISPKGLELLKRLDEVNRTKLDPVLEGLGTEDAHRINRILDGWRG encoded by the coding sequence ATGCCCGGTATCGACTCGGAGCTCCAAAGCCGCTTCTCCAGCGAACAGCAGAAGGCGATGCTCAACGTGCTCTTCACGGCCAACTGGCTGAGGGCCATGCAGGTGGCGGTGTTCAAGCCCTTCGGACTAAGTCCGCAGCAGTACAATATCCTCCGGATACTGCGGGGGGCGATGGCATCCTCTTCCTCGGCTGACTCCGACGGCGGGCGCATGAAGATGCAGGCCGTGAAGGAGCGCATGATCGATCGGGCGCCCAATGCCACGCGGCTCACCGACAAGCTCATCGCCAAGGGGCTGGTCATCCGGGAACGGTGCGATGTGGACCGCCGCGTCGTGTACGTGCGGATCAGCCCTAAGGGGCTTGAACTCCTCAAGCGACTGGACGAGGTGAACCGCACGAAGCTGGATCCCGTCCTCGAAGGGCTCGGCACCGAGGATGCGCACCGGATCAACCGGATCCTCGACGGCTGGCGCGGCTGA
- a CDS encoding ligase-associated DNA damage response exonuclease: protein MPLTTLLSFTDRGIHCPVADVYIDPWRPVDRAIITHAHSDHARRGSKHYLSSPITKALMHSRLGEDLHIDTLVHDQSVTIKGVRFSLHPAGHIPGSMQVRVEYKGEVWVATGDHKRHTDGISDPFEPVRCHTLITECTFGLPIYRWKEPSEVFAEINGWWRSNAANGVCSVISAYSLGKAQRVMTGVDRSIGPILVHGAVANMNTVLQDCGLELPPWEHITKDTPKERFRNALVITPGSALDTPWMSRMKPYRSAMASGWMQLRGWRRRGNIDKGFVLSDHADWDALLLAVKESGAERVIATHGYTDLFSQYLRSVGYYATAESTEFAGEAGADVQDGTRSVDPPGRPETPAP from the coding sequence GTGCCACTGACGACTTTGCTGTCATTCACGGACCGAGGGATTCACTGTCCGGTGGCGGACGTGTACATCGACCCCTGGCGGCCGGTAGACCGTGCCATCATCACCCACGCACACAGCGACCATGCCCGGCGCGGCAGCAAGCACTACCTGTCCTCCCCCATCACCAAGGCGCTCATGCATTCGCGGCTGGGCGAGGACCTGCACATCGACACCCTGGTGCACGACCAAAGCGTCACCATCAAGGGGGTGAGGTTCTCGCTGCACCCGGCCGGTCACATCCCCGGCAGCATGCAGGTGCGGGTGGAATACAAGGGTGAGGTATGGGTGGCCACCGGCGATCACAAGCGCCACACCGACGGGATCAGCGACCCCTTCGAGCCGGTGCGCTGCCACACGCTCATCACCGAATGCACCTTCGGATTGCCCATCTATCGGTGGAAGGAGCCTTCAGAGGTGTTCGCTGAGATCAATGGCTGGTGGCGCAGCAATGCGGCGAACGGTGTCTGTTCGGTGATCAGCGCCTACAGCCTGGGCAAGGCACAGCGCGTGATGACCGGCGTGGACCGGAGCATCGGCCCGATCCTGGTGCACGGGGCCGTGGCCAACATGAACACCGTGCTTCAGGACTGCGGGCTTGAACTGCCGCCGTGGGAGCATATCACCAAGGACACCCCGAAAGAGCGCTTCCGCAACGCGCTGGTGATCACACCGGGTTCTGCCTTGGATACGCCGTGGATGAGCCGCATGAAGCCGTACCGCAGCGCAATGGCGAGCGGCTGGATGCAATTGCGCGGTTGGCGGCGCCGCGGCAACATCGACAAGGGCTTCGTGCTAAGTGACCATGCCGACTGGGACGCGCTTTTACTGGCCGTGAAGGAGAGCGGCGCCGAGCGCGTAATCGCTACCCACGGGTACACGGATCTGTTCAGCCAGTACCTGCGGAGCGTTGGATATTATGCGACCGCAGAGTCGACAGAGTTCGCAGGAGAAGCGGGTGCCGACGTACAGGACGGCACACGTAGTGTCGACCCACCGGGTAGACCCGAAACGCCCGCGCCATGA
- a CDS encoding ligase-associated DNA damage response DEXH box helicase, translating to MSAHPALDQWFASQGWTAQPFQREVWSHMAEGRSGLLNAPTGTGKTYAVWGGVVNHALLQPSKAQGLKAIWITPLRALAGEIAESAQRMCDGVGLDWKVGVRTGDTSTKERAAQKKALPQLLVTTPESLHVLLATKGYANLFKHLDWFIADEWHELLGSKRGVQVELALSRLKALRPQLGIWGISATIGNLEEAMAVLHGTDIVDRTRSVAPPGRPTGADRPIPVLVRSTIRKPIEVRSIIPEEVERYPWAGHLGLKLAHRLLPIIEQSTSTLIFTNTRAQSEIWYLHLLDIAPELAGTIALHHGSLDRDVREWVEKALDEGRLKAVVCTSSLDLGVDFRPVETVVQVGGPKGVARFVQRAGRSGHRPDAVSRIWFLPTHALELVEASALRQAAEEGSIEARQPLFRCFDVLAQYLVTLAVSDGFAPAMLYEEVRSTWCFQDITPEEWDWLLTFITTGGKSLTAYEEFRKAVVDADGMIRVHDRRIALRHKLSIGTIVGSESYAVKLIGGGRIGTVEEWFINQLKPGDVFWFAGRSLEFVRVQGLVAQVRKSREQKGKIPSWQGGRMPLSSYMAKVLRAQLTDPGCNTEMAAVQPILDRQRETSIVPTEDELLIERFESREGHHVVIYPFEGRLVHEAMGSLLAFRMSLLKPITFSIAMNDYGFELLSDQPIPIEEALDNDLFSPQDLLSDLQRSLNATEMARRKFRDIASIAGLVFKGMPGRPLKERHMRANSGLFFDVFREHEPDHLLLRQAYDEAFDVQMELPRMREALERIQRQRIVLKDPGRFTPFAFPILVDRLREKLTSEQLEDRIRKMTERLEKV from the coding sequence ATGAGCGCACACCCCGCATTGGACCAATGGTTCGCCTCCCAAGGCTGGACCGCGCAGCCCTTCCAGCGCGAAGTGTGGTCGCACATGGCCGAGGGCCGCAGCGGCCTGCTGAACGCGCCCACCGGTACGGGTAAGACCTACGCCGTGTGGGGCGGTGTGGTGAACCACGCGTTGCTGCAACCTTCCAAGGCGCAAGGCCTGAAGGCCATCTGGATCACGCCCCTGCGCGCGCTGGCCGGCGAGATCGCGGAGAGCGCCCAGCGGATGTGCGACGGCGTGGGCCTGGACTGGAAAGTGGGCGTGCGCACGGGCGACACCAGCACCAAGGAGCGCGCGGCGCAGAAGAAAGCCCTGCCCCAGCTGCTCGTTACCACGCCCGAAAGCCTGCACGTGCTGCTGGCCACCAAGGGCTATGCGAACCTCTTCAAGCACCTGGACTGGTTCATCGCCGACGAGTGGCACGAGCTGCTGGGCAGCAAGCGCGGCGTGCAGGTGGAGCTGGCCCTGAGCCGGCTGAAGGCCCTGCGGCCGCAGCTGGGCATCTGGGGCATCAGCGCCACGATCGGGAACCTGGAGGAGGCGATGGCGGTGCTGCATGGCACCGACATCGTAGATCGCACCCGTAGTGTCGCCCCACCGGGTCGACCTACCGGTGCGGATCGACCCATCCCCGTCCTCGTCCGATCCACCATCCGCAAACCAATCGAGGTCCGCAGCATCATCCCCGAGGAGGTGGAGCGTTACCCATGGGCCGGGCACCTGGGCCTGAAGCTGGCGCACCGCCTGCTGCCGATCATCGAGCAGAGCACCAGCACGCTGATCTTCACCAATACCCGCGCACAGAGCGAGATCTGGTACCTCCACCTGCTGGACATCGCGCCGGAGCTGGCGGGCACCATCGCCCTGCACCACGGCAGCCTGGACCGCGACGTGCGCGAGTGGGTGGAGAAGGCGCTGGACGAAGGCCGTCTGAAGGCCGTGGTGTGCACCAGCAGCCTCGACCTGGGCGTGGATTTCCGTCCGGTGGAGACCGTGGTGCAGGTGGGCGGTCCGAAGGGCGTGGCGCGCTTCGTGCAACGCGCAGGGCGCAGCGGCCACCGTCCAGATGCCGTGAGCCGCATCTGGTTCCTGCCCACCCACGCACTGGAGCTGGTGGAGGCCTCCGCCCTGCGCCAAGCCGCCGAGGAAGGCAGCATCGAGGCGCGACAGCCACTGTTCCGTTGCTTCGATGTGCTTGCGCAATACCTGGTGACGCTGGCCGTGAGCGACGGCTTCGCCCCTGCCATGCTCTACGAGGAAGTGCGCTCCACGTGGTGCTTCCAGGACATCACCCCGGAGGAATGGGACTGGCTGCTCACCTTCATCACCACGGGCGGCAAGAGCCTCACGGCCTACGAGGAGTTCCGCAAGGCCGTGGTGGATGCCGACGGGATGATCCGCGTGCACGACCGCCGCATCGCGCTGCGCCACAAGCTCAGCATCGGCACCATCGTGGGCAGCGAGAGCTACGCGGTGAAGCTGATCGGCGGTGGCCGCATCGGCACGGTGGAGGAATGGTTCATCAACCAGCTGAAGCCCGGCGATGTGTTCTGGTTCGCGGGACGCAGCCTGGAGTTCGTGCGTGTGCAAGGACTGGTGGCGCAGGTGCGCAAAAGCCGCGAGCAGAAGGGCAAGATCCCCAGCTGGCAGGGCGGTCGCATGCCCCTGAGCAGCTACATGGCCAAGGTGCTGCGCGCGCAGCTCACCGATCCAGGATGCAACACGGAGATGGCCGCCGTGCAGCCCATCCTGGATCGCCAGCGCGAAACGAGCATCGTACCCACCGAGGATGAGCTGCTCATCGAACGCTTCGAGAGCCGCGAAGGGCACCACGTGGTGATCTACCCCTTCGAGGGGCGGCTGGTGCACGAGGCCATGGGCTCGCTCCTCGCCTTCCGCATGAGTTTGCTGAAGCCCATCACCTTCAGCATCGCCATGAACGACTACGGCTTCGAGCTGCTCAGCGACCAGCCCATCCCCATCGAGGAGGCGCTGGACAACGACCTGTTCAGTCCGCAGGACCTGCTGAGCGACCTGCAGCGCAGCCTGAACGCCACCGAGATGGCCCGGCGGAAGTTCCGCGACATCGCCAGCATTGCGGGGTTGGTGTTCAAGGGCATGCCCGGTCGTCCGCTGAAGGAGCGGCACATGCGCGCCAACAGCGGCCTCTTCTTCGACGTGTTCCGCGAGCACGAGCCCGACCACCTGCTGCTGCGGCAAGCCTATGACGAAGCCTTCGACGTGCAGATGGAGCTGCCGCGCATGCGCGAAGCCCTGGAACGCATCCAGCGCCAGCGCATCGTGCTGAAGGATCCCGGCCGCTTCACGCCCTTCGCCTTCCCCATCCTGGTGGACCGCCTGCGCGAAAAGCTCACCAGCGAGCAGCTGGAGGACCGGATACGCAAGATGACGGAGCGGTTGGAGAAGGTGTGA
- a CDS encoding ATP-dependent DNA ligase yields MNREAELFDALDSTTSTNTKVEALATYFREADDADKLWVIALLSGRRPKRPVTSTQLRQWAAEVSGIPDWLFEASYHVVGDFAETVTHIAKLEERMVKPLAEWVRYVEELKDLSEQEKAARVKAAWAGLEGMELFVFNKIITGGFRIGVSQKVMVKGLSKATGVGEDVLAHRLMGDWSPHTTTFHDLVLGANEGDDHSRPYPFYLAYGIEGPEGTAAGAGLEDLMPLGDPRDWQAEHKWDGIRGQLIVRGGQHYVWSRGEELVTDKYPELEALRKGLPHGTVLDGEILAWKDGAPLPFAELQKRIGRKSVGKKLLADVPVIFMAYDLMEHLGEDIRQRPLSERRALLEDIVSNAGQPMLTLSATLPFASWEEIVAHREHARTASIEGLMLKRLSSTYEVGRRRGDWWKWKVDPLSVDAVLTFSMQGHGRRADLYTDHTFGLWHNGELVTFAKAYSGLTDAEMLEVDAFVKKNTLERFGPVRQVKPELVFEVAFEGISPSTRHKSGVAVRFPRIARWRRDKKAEEANTLDDLKGMIR; encoded by the coding sequence ATGAACAGGGAAGCTGAATTGTTCGATGCGCTGGATTCAACAACCAGCACCAACACCAAGGTGGAGGCCCTGGCTACGTATTTCCGCGAAGCGGACGATGCCGATAAGCTCTGGGTGATCGCGTTGCTGAGCGGGCGGCGCCCGAAACGCCCGGTGACGAGCACGCAACTGCGCCAATGGGCCGCGGAGGTCAGCGGCATCCCGGACTGGCTCTTCGAGGCCAGCTACCACGTGGTGGGCGACTTCGCGGAGACCGTAACGCACATCGCGAAGCTGGAAGAGCGCATGGTGAAGCCCCTGGCGGAATGGGTGCGGTACGTGGAAGAACTGAAGGACTTGTCCGAGCAGGAGAAGGCCGCGCGCGTGAAGGCCGCGTGGGCTGGACTTGAGGGCATGGAGCTCTTCGTCTTCAACAAGATCATCACCGGAGGCTTCCGGATCGGGGTGAGCCAGAAGGTGATGGTGAAGGGCCTGAGCAAAGCCACCGGCGTGGGCGAGGATGTGCTGGCGCATCGGCTCATGGGCGACTGGAGTCCGCATACCACCACTTTCCACGACTTGGTGCTCGGCGCGAACGAAGGTGACGACCACAGTCGCCCCTACCCCTTCTACCTGGCCTACGGCATCGAGGGTCCCGAGGGAACGGCCGCGGGTGCCGGACTCGAGGACCTGATGCCCCTTGGCGACCCGCGCGACTGGCAGGCCGAGCACAAGTGGGACGGCATCCGTGGGCAGCTCATCGTGCGCGGCGGGCAGCACTACGTGTGGAGCCGCGGGGAGGAACTGGTCACCGACAAGTACCCCGAGCTCGAGGCGCTGCGAAAGGGCTTGCCTCATGGCACTGTGCTGGACGGGGAGATCCTGGCCTGGAAGGATGGTGCGCCCCTCCCCTTCGCCGAACTGCAAAAGCGCATTGGGCGAAAGAGCGTGGGGAAGAAGCTGCTGGCCGATGTGCCCGTGATCTTCATGGCCTACGACCTGATGGAGCACTTGGGCGAGGACATCCGCCAACGGCCGCTGAGCGAACGGCGCGCGCTGTTGGAGGACATCGTGTCCAATGCGGGCCAGCCGATGCTTACCCTCTCGGCCACGCTGCCCTTCGCTTCGTGGGAGGAGATCGTGGCGCACCGCGAGCATGCGCGCACCGCCAGCATCGAGGGCCTGATGCTGAAGCGGCTCAGTAGCACCTACGAAGTAGGTCGCCGCCGCGGCGATTGGTGGAAATGGAAGGTGGACCCGCTGAGCGTCGACGCCGTGCTCACCTTCAGCATGCAGGGCCACGGCCGCCGCGCCGATCTGTACACCGACCACACCTTCGGGCTCTGGCACAACGGTGAGCTGGTCACCTTCGCCAAGGCCTACAGCGGCCTCACCGATGCGGAGATGCTGGAGGTGGACGCCTTCGTGAAGAAGAACACGCTGGAGCGCTTCGGTCCGGTGCGGCAGGTGAAGCCTGAGCTGGTGTTCGAGGTCGCCTTCGAGGGCATCAGCCCCAGCACGCGCCATAAGAGCGGCGTGGCCGTGCGCTTTCCACGGATCGCCCGTTGGCGCCGGGATAAGAAGGCGGAGGAGGCGAACACGCTGGATGACCTGAAAGGAATGATCAGATGA
- a CDS encoding response regulator transcription factor, translating to MASTTTQKVLLVDDEPDIIELLKYNLEREGYAVSSASNGREALKVAKAERPDLIVLDIMMPGMDGVEVCNQLRQQPEFKNTVITFLTARGEDYSQIAGFEAGADDFITKPVRPKVFVSKVKALLKRTGADRPEEQVLEANGVRVDLEKVTVQVGGQEMHLPKKEFELLVLLMSKPGKVFKRDEIYGQIWGNELFVGDRTIDVHIRKLREKIGDDRIRTVKGIGYTFEA from the coding sequence ATGGCCTCAACGACGACACAGAAGGTCCTCCTGGTGGACGATGAGCCCGATATCATCGAGCTGCTCAAGTACAATCTGGAGCGCGAAGGGTACGCCGTGTCCTCGGCCAGCAATGGCCGCGAGGCCCTGAAGGTGGCCAAGGCGGAGCGCCCCGACCTGATCGTGCTGGACATCATGATGCCGGGCATGGATGGCGTGGAAGTGTGCAACCAGCTCCGGCAGCAGCCCGAGTTCAAGAACACCGTGATCACCTTCCTCACGGCCCGGGGGGAGGACTATTCGCAGATCGCGGGCTTCGAGGCCGGTGCGGATGACTTCATCACCAAGCCGGTGCGCCCCAAGGTGTTCGTGAGCAAGGTGAAGGCTCTGCTGAAGCGTACAGGTGCCGACCGGCCAGAGGAGCAGGTGCTGGAGGCCAACGGCGTTCGAGTGGACCTGGAGAAGGTGACCGTGCAGGTCGGTGGCCAGGAGATGCATCTGCCCAAGAAGGAATTCGAACTGCTCGTGCTGCTCATGAGCAAGCCGGGCAAGGTCTTCAAGCGGGATGAGATCTATGGGCAGATCTGGGGCAATGAGCTCTTCGTCGGCGACCGCACCATCGATGTGCACATCCGGAAGCTGCGCGAGAAGATCGGCGACGACCGGATCCGCACGGTGAAGGGCATCGGCTACACCTTCGAGGCCTGA
- the dcm gene encoding DNA (cytosine-5-)-methyltransferase — protein sequence MAKRTREQDVVRVCELFAGVGGFRLGLERASGAHGRYRVVFSNQHEPGRRRQWASEVYTARFGGDHHSSADIAKVPTADIPDHDLLVGGFPCQDYSVASTLRNAKGLVGKKGVLWWQIHRILKEKERKPAHLLLENVDRLLGSPANQRGRDFAVMLRSLDELGYAVEWRVVNAADYGMPQRRKRVFIVGHLRGTQSHQALRAATPGGWMTESGPLAKAFPCEPAGEGVSAFPISGTLEELSRGFGGKGARSPFKGCGIMADGWVFTAAVEPIAEEPATLGAVLQPEEEVPAAFRIPTRELAQWRYLKGAKREQRATAGGHRYAYAEGAMAFPDPLDKPSRTIITGEGGRSPSRFKHVVKVKGRYRRLTPVELERLNMFPDGHTAGVSDAWRAFFMGNALVVGVVERIGKALLAFR from the coding sequence ATGGCCAAGCGTACCCGGGAGCAGGATGTCGTGCGCGTGTGCGAGCTCTTCGCCGGTGTAGGCGGATTCCGGCTCGGCCTGGAGCGGGCATCGGGCGCCCATGGCCGCTACAGGGTGGTGTTCAGCAATCAGCACGAGCCGGGCAGGCGCCGGCAATGGGCATCGGAGGTCTACACAGCACGGTTCGGCGGCGACCATCATTCGAGTGCCGATATCGCCAAGGTGCCCACCGCCGATATACCCGACCATGACCTGCTGGTGGGCGGGTTCCCCTGCCAGGACTACTCGGTGGCCAGTACGCTGCGCAATGCCAAGGGGCTCGTGGGGAAGAAAGGCGTGCTGTGGTGGCAGATCCATCGCATCCTCAAGGAGAAGGAGCGCAAGCCGGCGCATCTGCTTCTGGAGAATGTGGACCGGCTGCTGGGATCGCCGGCGAACCAGCGCGGACGTGACTTCGCGGTGATGCTGCGCTCGCTTGATGAACTCGGCTATGCCGTGGAATGGCGCGTGGTGAATGCCGCCGATTACGGCATGCCGCAGCGGCGCAAACGGGTCTTCATCGTGGGCCACCTCCGCGGGACGCAGAGCCACCAGGCGCTTCGGGCCGCCACGCCGGGGGGCTGGATGACCGAGAGCGGCCCCTTGGCGAAGGCCTTTCCGTGTGAACCGGCGGGTGAGGGCGTCTCCGCCTTTCCGATCTCCGGTACGCTGGAGGAGCTCTCACGCGGCTTCGGTGGCAAGGGAGCGCGCTCGCCGTTCAAGGGCTGTGGCATCATGGCGGACGGCTGGGTGTTCACCGCCGCGGTGGAGCCCATCGCCGAGGAGCCGGCCACGCTGGGCGCAGTGCTCCAGCCGGAGGAGGAGGTTCCCGCCGCCTTCCGCATACCGACCAGGGAACTGGCGCAGTGGCGCTATCTGAAAGGGGCCAAGCGTGAGCAGCGCGCCACGGCAGGCGGCCATCGGTATGCCTATGCGGAAGGCGCCATGGCATTCCCGGACCCTCTGGACAAGCCTTCGCGGACCATCATCACCGGCGAGGGAGGACGTTCGCCATCGCGGTTCAAGCACGTGGTGAAGGTGAAGGGGCGCTACCGGCGCCTCACCCCCGTGGAGTTGGAACGGCTCAATATGTTCCCGGATGGCCACACGGCGGGGGTGAGCGATGCGTGGCGCGCGTTCTTCATGGGCAATGCGCTGGTGGTGGGCGTCGTGGAGCGCATCGGGAAGGCGCTATTGGCGTTCCGGTAG
- a CDS encoding DUF983 domain-containing protein: protein MAERSKAYSIFRYKCPHCHEGDFYVDANPYHLSTVGDVLEKCPACDRKYTPEPGFYYGGMYVAYALAVALGTSVYVATIVLWPGAPVAVRAALVVGGLVALAPWLYAISKTLWANLFMHYKGTAPTEKELRQAAQRANATQGSATAASR from the coding sequence ATGGCTGAACGGAGCAAGGCATACAGCATCTTCAGGTACAAATGCCCGCATTGCCACGAAGGGGATTTCTATGTGGATGCGAATCCGTACCACCTCTCCACGGTAGGGGATGTGCTGGAGAAATGCCCGGCATGCGACCGGAAATACACGCCTGAGCCGGGGTTCTATTATGGCGGCATGTATGTGGCGTACGCACTGGCGGTTGCCTTGGGCACCTCCGTCTATGTGGCGACCATTGTCCTGTGGCCGGGTGCGCCGGTTGCCGTAAGGGCGGCGCTGGTCGTAGGAGGGCTGGTAGCGCTGGCTCCTTGGCTCTATGCGATCAGCAAGACGCTCTGGGCGAACCTCTTCATGCACTACAAGGGCACCGCACCCACGGAGAAGGAGCTTCGGCAGGCCGCGCAGCGTGCCAACGCGACCCAAGGCTCCGCTACTGCGGCGTCTCGATGA
- the msrA gene encoding peptide-methionine (S)-S-oxide reductase MsrA, whose translation MKPLLAALLSPCLMSCAPSAMDPTFADMEPFPAQSTDTITLGAGCFWCVEAVFAELKGVLSVTSGYMGGTVKNPSYKEVCTGRTGHAEVARIVFDPSVVSLDEILEVFWQTHDPTTLNRQGADVGTQYRSAIFWHSEAQRDLAESYKRKLDASGAFPAPIVTEVTKASVFYEAEDYHQDYYAQNSGQGYCQMVIRPKLEKFRKVFAEKLKR comes from the coding sequence ATGAAGCCTCTCCTCGCAGCCCTGCTCTCTCCCTGCTTGATGTCCTGTGCGCCTTCCGCCATGGACCCCACCTTTGCCGACATGGAACCCTTCCCCGCTCAATCCACCGATACCATCACCCTCGGAGCAGGCTGTTTCTGGTGCGTAGAGGCTGTCTTCGCTGAGCTGAAAGGAGTGCTCTCGGTGACATCGGGCTATATGGGCGGCACCGTGAAGAACCCGAGCTACAAGGAGGTCTGCACCGGCCGCACCGGGCATGCCGAGGTCGCACGGATCGTTTTCGACCCTTCCGTGGTGAGCCTCGACGAGATCCTGGAGGTATTCTGGCAGACGCATGATCCCACCACGCTCAACAGGCAGGGAGCCGATGTGGGCACGCAGTACCGCTCGGCCATCTTCTGGCATAGCGAGGCCCAGCGGGACCTTGCGGAGTCGTACAAGCGGAAGCTCGACGCGAGCGGCGCCTTCCCCGCGCCGATCGTCACCGAGGTCACGAAGGCATCAGTGTTCTACGAGGCGGAGGATTACCACCAGGATTACTATGCCCAGAACTCCGGCCAAGGGTACTGCCAGATGGTGATCCGGCCCAAGCTGGAGAAGTTCCGCAAGGTGTTCGCCGAAAAGCTGAAGCGCTGA
- a CDS encoding alkaline phosphatase D family protein, protein MRRLHLTLLLMPSLAVCQPLVNGPMPGHSDFLEATIWMQCLGPCSARLEYWAIDRPDSILRTPVQDSEARLAHAMDFVMDQVVPGTTYGYRPVVNGRPVDVGQPLTFRTQSLWKHRTDPPSFSVALGSCAYVNEPAYDRPGRAYGDGYGIFNAIASKQPDLMLWLGDNIYLREPDWGSRTGYLHRYTHTRSLPELQRLLRSTHHYAIWDDHDFGPNDGDGSWVNAPLALELFDLFWPNPTCGVPGVTGAITAFSHGDADFFLLDDRTYRVPADAKTGAPALLGAAQLDWLIRALKYSDAPFKLVAVGSQVLSTAAEYENYATITGERGELLRRIEEEGITGVVFLTGDRHFTELSALSLADGRVVHDLTVSPLTSGTYTAKTPNANRVEGTLVERRNFATLTFTGPRKERQLTMRVFDQAGELLWERTLQAERKR, encoded by the coding sequence ATGCGCCGACTGCACCTTACCCTTCTGCTGATGCCTTCACTGGCGGTGTGCCAGCCACTGGTCAATGGCCCCATGCCCGGCCACAGCGACTTCCTGGAGGCCACCATCTGGATGCAATGCCTCGGCCCGTGCTCGGCGCGGCTGGAGTACTGGGCCATCGACCGGCCCGACAGCATCCTCCGCACACCCGTCCAGGATTCGGAGGCCCGCCTGGCGCACGCCATGGACTTCGTCATGGATCAGGTGGTGCCCGGCACCACCTATGGGTACCGGCCCGTGGTGAACGGCCGGCCCGTGGATGTGGGCCAGCCCCTCACCTTCCGCACGCAGTCCCTCTGGAAGCATCGCACGGACCCGCCCTCCTTCTCCGTGGCGCTGGGCAGTTGCGCCTACGTCAACGAGCCCGCGTACGACCGCCCCGGCCGGGCCTATGGGGACGGCTACGGCATCTTCAACGCCATCGCCAGCAAGCAGCCTGACCTGATGCTGTGGCTCGGCGACAACATCTACCTGCGCGAGCCGGACTGGGGGTCGCGCACGGGCTACCTGCACCGCTACACCCACACCCGGTCGCTGCCCGAACTGCAGCGGCTGCTGCGCTCAACGCACCACTACGCCATCTGGGATGACCATGACTTCGGGCCCAACGACGGCGATGGCAGCTGGGTGAACGCCCCCCTGGCGCTGGAGCTGTTCGACCTCTTCTGGCCCAACCCCACCTGCGGCGTACCAGGCGTTACAGGGGCCATCACGGCCTTCAGCCACGGGGATGCTGATTTCTTCCTGCTCGACGACCGCACGTATCGCGTGCCGGCCGATGCCAAGACCGGTGCGCCCGCCCTGCTCGGCGCCGCCCAGCTCGACTGGCTCATCCGCGCCCTCAAGTACAGCGATGCGCCCTTCAAGCTCGTTGCCGTGGGCAGCCAGGTGCTGAGCACTGCCGCTGAATACGAGAACTACGCCACCATCACCGGAGAACGCGGCGAGTTGCTGCGCCGGATCGAGGAAGAGGGAATCACCGGGGTCGTGTTCCTCACGGGCGACCGGCACTTCACCGAGCTGAGCGCCTTGTCCCTCGCCGATGGGCGGGTGGTGCACGACCTCACCGTATCGCCGCTCACCTCCGGCACCTATACCGCCAAGACGCCCAATGCGAACCGCGTGGAGGGCACGCTGGTGGAGCGGCGGAACTTCGCCACGCTCACCTTTACCGGCCCGCGGAAGGAACGGCAGCTCACCATGCGGGTGTTCGACCAGGCAGGCGAACTCCTGTGGGAGCGCACGCTTCAGGCCGAGCGCAAGCGTTGA